A DNA window from Salvelinus sp. IW2-2015 linkage group LG4q.1:29, ASM291031v2, whole genome shotgun sequence contains the following coding sequences:
- the LOC111962811 gene encoding SH2 domain-containing protein 3C-like: MGDYVLTTRWNHEVLHFKITKVLVKSSTESKVQYLFEKDSFDSIPELVRFYMAGRRPVSQPSGAQIYCPIIRTLPLRYLEATFALANSRHSLAHSPSSQRGAYIKRRSVTMNDGLTTEKLIPHSPSTIHNHKDAMRNCAMSMDQIQEYRCPLSPVGETPLSPAYSHIHRHRTQSGGRVLAVVPPSPVLRRSSEPQLSPGSNNNLPDMLAASSHSTPAHCSCPAPAGGTETEGSYCDLRPSPAPCPGAPCAAGMPPTPPAKSYVERLRVEEGRGPAPGKDNGAGAGGEAFSVPLVETASSFRPGKYLSPLIPQENKPLEMSVLKRVKELLAEVDARTAAKHITMADCTVARILGVTKEMQRMMGVGSGLELLTLPHGHQLRLDLLERFYTMSIMMAVDLLGCTGSTEERAALLHKTIQLAAELKSNLGNMFGFAAVMRALELPQISRLEQTWMTLRQRHTEGAILYEKKLKPFMKNMNDGKESSVLSNTSFPHVVPLLSLLEKGVAVGEGPGAGIEPWENVEAGVDVVMSHLEAARTIAHHGVLYRTNAETKLQGFQESQEVLEIFRTEFQMRLLWGSRGSEGSQSERYEKFNKVLTALSHKLEPPVRHSEL; encoded by the exons ATGGGCGACTACGTCCTAACGACCCGCTGGAACCACGAGGTTCTGCATTTTAAGATCACCAAGGTCCTGGTCAAGTCCAGCACTGAGTCGAAG GTCCAGTACCTGTTCGAGAAGGACAGCTTCGACTCCATACCTGAACTGGTGAGGTTCTACATGGCCGGGCGGCGGCCTGTCTCCCAGCCCAGTGGAGCCCAGATCTACTGTCCAATCATACGCACCCTACCCCTGCGCTACCTGGAGGCCACATTTGCCTTAGCCAATAGCAGGCACAGCCTGGCCCACTCACCGTCCAGTCAGAGAGGAGCGTACATCAAGAGGCGGAGCGTAACCATGAACGACGGACTGACCACAGAGAAGCTGATACCTCACAG CCCTTCTACTATTCACAACCACAAGGATGCGATGAGGAACTGTGCCATGAGTATGGATCAGATCCAGGAGTATCGCTGTCCCCTGTCTCCTGTAGGAGAAacacctctctccccagcatACAGCCACA TCCACAGACACAGAACCCAGTCAGGGGGTAGAGTTCTGGCAGTGGTGCCCCCCTCACCAGTCCTGAGACGCTCCAGCGAGCCCCAGCTCAGCCCTGGCTCCAACAACAACCTACCCGACATGCTAGCTGCCAGCTCCCACTCCACCCCGGCCCACTGCTCCTGCCCAGCCCCAGCAGGGGGCACTGAAACAGAGGGAAGCTACTGCGACCTCAGACCCTCCCCGGCCCCATGTCCCGGGGCTCCGTGTGCCGCTGGCATGCCCCCGACACCTCCAGCTAAGAGCTACGTGGAGCGGCTGCGTGTGGAGGAGGGCCGAGGGCCTGCCCCGGGGAAGGACAACGGAGCAGGGGCTGGGGGAGAGGCGTTCAGCGTCCCCCTGGTGGAGACTGCCTCCTCCTTCAGACCAGGGAAGTACCTGTCACCCTTGATCCCCCAGGAGAACAAGCCCTTAGAGATGAGCGTACTGAAGAGAGTCAAGGAGTTGTTGGCTGAGGTGGACGCCAGGACGGCTGCTAAACACATCACAATGGCTGACTGCACG gttgCTAGGATACTGGGCGTTACCAAGGAGATGCAGAGGATGATGGGAGTAGGTTCAGGACTGGAGCTTTTGACTCTACCTCACGGACATCAGCTGAGACTGGACCTACTGGAGAG GTTCTACACCATGTCTATAATGATGGCTGTGGACCTGCTGGGGTGTACAGGCAGTACAGAGGAGAGGGCTGCTCTGCTCCATAAGACCATCCAGCTGGCTGCTGAACTCAAGAGCAACCTTGGGAACATGTTTGgctttgctgctgtgatgagagCACTGGAGCTGCCACAG ATTTCTCGCTTGGAGCAGACGTGGATGACGTTGcgtcagagacacacagagggagcCATCCTCTATGAGAAGAAGCTCAAGCCCTTCATGAAGAACATGAACGATGGCAAAG AGAGCAGTGTGCTGTCCAACACGTCCTTCCCTCACGTGGTTCCTCTGCTGTCTCTGTTGGAGAAGGGTGTGGCCGTGGGGGAGGGGCCAGGGGCGGGGATAGAACCCTGGGAGAACGTGGAGGCGGGCGTTGATGTGGTGATGTcacacctggaggcggcccggaCCATCGCTCACCACGGGGTGCTGTACCGCACCAACGCTGAGACCAAACTACAAG GCTTCCAGGAGAGTCAGGAAGTTCTGGAGATCTTCCGGACAGAGTTCCAGATGAGGTTGCTATGGGGAAGCAGGGGTTCGGAGGGCAGCCAATCGGAACGCTATGAGAAGTTCAACAAAGTCCTGACCGCTCTGTCTCACAAGCTGGAGCCTCCTGTACGCCACAGCGAACTATAG